A genomic stretch from Achromobacter spanius includes:
- a CDS encoding SDR family NAD(P)-dependent oxidoreductase: MAGKIALVAGAGASAAGWSIGRASCVTLAREGAAVVALDVDLAAAEDAAHQVELAGGSALAVQADVADPDAMQAAVDAALRRYGRIDILQANAGIGKVGGPEDISLDDWNRIQQVNVTSLLIATRILAPLMRQQGGGAIVTVSSIAGIRYTGYPHLAYSVSKAAVIHFARMAAQQYAGDGIRVNTVIPGLIDTPRVAQNVARMFDPNDLQAALAARDKQVPMGRMGTPWEVAKAVAFLASDDASYITGTELVVDGGLTGKYA; the protein is encoded by the coding sequence CTGGCGGGCAAGATCGCCTTGGTGGCCGGCGCCGGCGCGTCGGCCGCCGGCTGGAGCATCGGCCGCGCAAGCTGCGTGACGCTGGCGCGCGAAGGCGCGGCGGTGGTGGCGCTGGACGTGGATCTTGCCGCCGCCGAAGACGCCGCGCACCAGGTCGAACTGGCGGGCGGCAGCGCCTTGGCCGTGCAAGCGGACGTGGCCGACCCGGACGCCATGCAGGCCGCGGTGGACGCCGCGCTGCGCCGCTACGGGCGCATCGACATCCTGCAAGCCAATGCGGGCATCGGCAAGGTGGGCGGGCCGGAGGATATTTCGTTGGATGACTGGAACCGCATCCAGCAAGTGAACGTGACCAGCCTGCTGATCGCCACGCGCATCCTGGCGCCGCTGATGCGCCAGCAAGGCGGCGGGGCCATCGTCACGGTGTCGTCCATTGCGGGCATCCGCTATACCGGCTATCCGCATCTGGCCTATAGCGTCAGCAAGGCCGCGGTGATTCATTTTGCGCGCATGGCGGCGCAGCAATACGCGGGCGACGGCATCCGCGTGAACACCGTCATCCCCGGCCTGATCGACACGCCGCGCGTGGCGCAAAACGTGGCGCGCATGTTCGACCCCAACGACCTACAGGCGGCGCTGGCCGCGCGCGACAAACAGGTGCCGATGGGCCGCATGGGCACGCCCTGGGAAGTGGCGAAGGCTGTGGCCTTCCTGGCGTCGGACGATGCGTCCTACATCACCGGCACGGAACTGGTGGTGGATGGCGGGCTGACAGGCAAGTACGCCTGA
- a CDS encoding UbiX family flavin prenyltransferase: MRRLVIGITGATGALYAVRMLQALRGVDDVETHLVVSASGVLNIKHELDVSRHDIYALADHVHSVRDVGATLASGAFQTAGMVIVPCSMRTLAAVAHGLSDNLITRAADVTLKERRRLVLMVRETPFNLAHLRNMTAVTEMGGIVFPPLPAFYHRPASIEEMVDHTVARVLELFDIVVPGPHWEGMK; this comes from the coding sequence ATGCGGCGACTTGTCATCGGCATCACGGGCGCCACCGGCGCGCTCTACGCGGTGCGCATGCTGCAAGCCTTGCGTGGCGTGGACGATGTTGAGACGCACCTGGTGGTGTCGGCCTCGGGCGTGTTGAACATCAAGCACGAGCTTGATGTCAGCCGCCACGATATCTATGCGCTGGCCGACCACGTGCATTCGGTGCGCGATGTGGGCGCCACACTGGCCAGCGGTGCGTTTCAGACGGCGGGCATGGTGATCGTGCCGTGTTCGATGCGCACCTTGGCGGCCGTGGCGCATGGCCTGTCAGATAACCTCATCACGCGGGCCGCCGACGTTACCTTGAAGGAACGCCGGCGCCTGGTGCTGATGGTGCGCGAAACGCCCTTCAATCTGGCGCACTTGCGCAACATGACCGCCGTGACCGAAATGGGCGGCATCGTGTTTCCGCCGCTGCCGGCGTTCTATCACCGCCCGGCAAGCATTGAAGAAATGGTGGACCACACCGTGGCGCGCGTGCTGGAGCTTTTCGACATCGTCGTGCCCGGCCCGCACTGGGAAGGCATGAAGTAA
- the grxD gene encoding Grx4 family monothiol glutaredoxin, translating to MSDVQEFIRETVTQHPVVLFMKGTAQFPQCGFSGKAIQILKGCGVKKLVTVNVLEDDEVRQGIKEFSSWPTIPQLYVAGEFIGGSDIMNEMNESGELKTLLEQSGATA from the coding sequence ATGAGCGACGTTCAAGAATTCATCCGCGAAACCGTGACCCAGCACCCCGTCGTGCTGTTCATGAAGGGCACCGCCCAATTCCCGCAATGCGGCTTTTCCGGCAAGGCCATCCAGATCCTCAAGGGCTGTGGCGTGAAGAAGCTGGTTACCGTCAACGTGCTGGAAGACGACGAAGTCCGCCAGGGCATCAAGGAATTCTCCAGCTGGCCCACCATCCCGCAGCTCTACGTGGCGGGCGAATTCATCGGCGGCTCGGACATCATGAACGAGATGAATGAATCCGGCGAACTGAAGACGCTGCTGGAGCAATCCGGCGCCACGGCTTAA